From Humibacter ginsenosidimutans, a single genomic window includes:
- a CDS encoding MFS transporter, with product MTMSSNRSTAPGAAPITETTFIATATGEDDPPTPIKGLRRLLWWSIPANLGIFIVWGSVPSILLPQQVQLIDKAQGLANLTIIATIGAFAALVAQPIAGQISDRTRSRFGRRAPWIILGGLAGALSLVGLAFSHSIWAIAIVWPLVQISFNFAQGPLSAVMPDRVPLRRRGTFSALVGVGTMIGALGGQIIGAVFFNSISVGYIFFAVFSVVMLTLFCIFNPDYSSENITPEPFKFADFIKTFWVNPVKHPDFFWAFTGRLLLYTGYFAVTQFQLYILQHYLHVKAPQSVIPLLGIIGIVGMVPMMIVSGPISDKVGRRKPFVFAASIIMAAALVLPWAWPTLTSWMIMTFVLGLGFGMFGAVDQALMTQVLPSAKSFAKDLGVVNIAATLPQTVAPAVGGAIALTFGYAGLFPVGIVLSVLGAFCVWFIKASK from the coding sequence ATGACAATGTCGTCAAACCGGTCGACCGCACCCGGCGCGGCCCCGATCACCGAGACCACCTTCATCGCCACCGCCACGGGTGAGGATGACCCGCCGACACCCATCAAGGGCCTGCGCCGGCTGCTGTGGTGGAGCATTCCCGCCAACCTCGGCATCTTCATCGTGTGGGGCTCCGTGCCGAGCATCCTGCTGCCGCAGCAGGTGCAGCTCATCGACAAGGCGCAGGGGCTCGCGAACCTCACGATCATCGCGACCATCGGCGCGTTCGCCGCCCTGGTTGCGCAGCCGATCGCGGGTCAGATCTCCGACCGCACGCGCTCGCGTTTCGGGCGTCGCGCACCGTGGATCATCCTCGGCGGCCTCGCCGGCGCCCTTTCACTCGTCGGGCTCGCGTTCTCGCACTCGATCTGGGCGATCGCGATCGTCTGGCCGCTCGTGCAGATCAGCTTCAACTTCGCTCAGGGCCCGCTGAGCGCTGTGATGCCCGACCGGGTTCCGCTTCGTCGCCGTGGCACGTTCTCGGCGCTGGTCGGCGTCGGAACGATGATCGGTGCGCTCGGCGGCCAGATCATCGGCGCGGTGTTCTTCAACAGCATCTCGGTCGGCTACATCTTCTTCGCCGTGTTCTCGGTCGTGATGCTCACCCTGTTCTGCATCTTCAACCCGGACTATTCGAGCGAGAACATCACGCCGGAGCCGTTCAAGTTCGCCGACTTCATCAAGACGTTCTGGGTGAACCCCGTCAAGCACCCCGACTTCTTCTGGGCCTTCACCGGGCGGCTGCTGCTCTACACGGGCTACTTCGCGGTGACCCAGTTCCAGCTCTACATCCTTCAGCACTACCTGCACGTCAAGGCGCCGCAGTCGGTCATCCCGCTGCTCGGCATCATCGGCATCGTCGGCATGGTGCCGATGATGATCGTCTCCGGCCCCATCTCCGACAAGGTCGGGCGCCGCAAGCCGTTCGTGTTCGCCGCATCGATCATCATGGCGGCCGCCCTCGTTCTGCCGTGGGCGTGGCCGACGCTCACCTCCTGGATGATCATGACGTTCGTGCTCGGACTCGGCTTCGGCATGTTCGGTGCCGTCGACCAGGCGCTGATGACCCAGGTGCTGCCGTCTGCGAAGTCGTTCGCCAAAGACCTCGGCGTCGTCAACATCGCGGCCACGCTGCCGCAGACGGTCGCCCCCGCGGTGGGCGGCGCCATCGCCCTCACGTTCGGCTACGCCGGCCTGTTCCCGGTGGGCATCGTGCTCAGCGTGCTCGGCGCGTTCTGCGTCTGGTTCATCAAGGCCAGCAAGTAG
- a CDS encoding glycoside hydrolase family 3 protein, which translates to MTQTETVTTIRFPYQDPALTIEQRVDDLISRMDAADKAGMLFHMMVAVGDPAKGNSAYGIPSVVAMVRNRRMSHFNLLGAAPTGHEFAAWHNAVQRIALEQPLGIPITFSTDPRHSFTDNPGASMMAGPFSQWPEPLGLAAIRSAERVRRFGDIARREYTAVGLRVALHPQIDLATEPRWARINGTFGEDADLTSELVAAYIKGFQGEELGETSVSTMVKHFPGGGPQKDGEDPHFPYGREQVYPGGEFEYHLKPFAAAIAAGASQMMPYYGMPVGTEYEEVGFGFNKSVITTLLRERFGFDGIVCTDWGLLTDVSIMGTPMPARAWGVEELSRDERMVKALSAGVDQFGGELCTDVLLDLVAEGRVTGDRLDESVRRLLREKFTLGLFDHPFVDEERARAVVGAADFVAEGLDAQSDSLTLLTNEGATLPLARGIRVYAEGVDASALAEYASIVASPEDADVAILRIKAPYEPRGGGFESFFHAGSLAFPAEELEHLGAIADVVPTVIDVYLDRPAVLGGLETRAKALVADYGASDAAVLRVLFGERGPQGSLPFDLPRSMDAVRASRSDVPFDTENPVFRFGHGLRY; encoded by the coding sequence ATGACGCAGACTGAGACGGTGACCACGATTCGGTTCCCCTACCAGGACCCGGCGCTGACGATCGAGCAGCGCGTGGACGACCTCATCTCGCGCATGGATGCCGCCGACAAGGCGGGCATGCTCTTCCACATGATGGTCGCGGTCGGCGACCCCGCGAAGGGCAACTCGGCCTACGGCATCCCGTCGGTCGTGGCCATGGTGCGCAACCGCCGCATGAGCCACTTCAATCTGCTGGGAGCCGCGCCGACCGGGCACGAGTTCGCGGCCTGGCACAACGCGGTGCAGCGAATCGCGCTGGAACAGCCGCTGGGCATCCCGATCACGTTCTCGACCGACCCACGGCACTCGTTCACCGACAACCCTGGCGCCTCGATGATGGCCGGACCCTTCTCGCAGTGGCCCGAGCCGCTCGGACTCGCCGCGATCCGCTCGGCCGAGCGCGTGCGCCGGTTCGGCGACATCGCCCGCCGGGAGTACACGGCGGTCGGGCTGCGGGTGGCGCTCCACCCGCAGATCGACCTTGCGACCGAGCCGCGCTGGGCGCGCATCAACGGCACCTTCGGCGAGGATGCCGACCTCACCTCCGAACTGGTCGCGGCCTATATCAAGGGCTTCCAGGGCGAGGAGCTGGGGGAGACGTCGGTCTCCACCATGGTCAAGCACTTCCCGGGCGGCGGTCCGCAGAAAGACGGCGAAGACCCGCACTTCCCGTACGGCCGTGAGCAGGTCTACCCGGGCGGCGAGTTCGAGTACCACCTGAAGCCGTTCGCCGCGGCGATCGCGGCGGGAGCATCGCAGATGATGCCGTACTACGGCATGCCGGTCGGCACCGAGTACGAGGAAGTCGGATTCGGCTTCAACAAGTCGGTCATCACGACTCTTCTGCGCGAGCGGTTCGGCTTCGACGGCATCGTCTGCACCGACTGGGGCCTGCTCACCGACGTGTCGATCATGGGCACGCCCATGCCGGCGCGTGCCTGGGGCGTCGAAGAGCTCAGCCGCGACGAGCGCATGGTCAAGGCGCTGAGCGCAGGTGTGGACCAGTTCGGCGGTGAGCTCTGCACCGATGTGCTTCTCGACCTGGTGGCCGAAGGGCGCGTGACCGGCGACCGTCTCGATGAATCGGTGCGCCGTCTGCTCCGCGAGAAGTTCACGCTCGGTCTGTTCGACCACCCGTTCGTCGACGAGGAACGTGCCCGCGCCGTGGTCGGCGCCGCCGACTTCGTGGCGGAGGGGCTGGATGCCCAGAGCGACTCGCTCACGCTGCTCACCAACGAGGGTGCGACGCTGCCGCTGGCCCGGGGCATCCGCGTGTATGCCGAAGGCGTGGATGCGTCGGCTCTCGCCGAGTACGCGAGCATCGTGGCGAGTCCCGAGGATGCGGATGTCGCCATCCTGCGCATCAAGGCACCCTACGAGCCGCGCGGCGGGGGCTTCGAGAGCTTCTTCCACGCGGGCTCGCTCGCGTTCCCGGCCGAGGAGCTCGAGCATCTCGGCGCCATCGCCGACGTGGTGCCGACCGTGATCGACGTCTATCTGGACCGCCCGGCTGTTCTCGGCGGCCTGGAGACCAGGGCGAAGGCACTCGTCGCGGACTACGGCGCATCCGACGCCGCCGTGCTGCGCGTGTTGTTCGGCGAGCGCGGCCCGCAGGGGTCGCTGCCGTTCGACCTGCCGCGGTCGATGGATGCCGTGCGCGCGAGCCGGTCCGATGTGCCGTTCGACACGGAGAACCCGGTGTTCCGCTTCGGGCACGGTTTGCGCTACTGA
- a CDS encoding MFS transporter, with the protein MSTTTAPETAIQPGDLKEREPRGYTPRYALASFGLFLAILAPVLGGLSVKIQSLVGLADAPTQLGLVSGVGALFALVSQPLAGRLSDRTTSRFGMRKPWIISGVVLTFVSLVGVGLAPNIPVLLIAWCGAQLFSNFAQAAETATIPDQVPEHRRGRVSGLIGAASPLAILVGAIGLNFLPTDALRASVPAFIGLVFGLLFALMLKDRVLTTKPGPFSFKEFFSSFVFNPRTHKNLGWAWLTKAMIMFGYASISSYLTLFLAADFGMTKPSEQLQFNLYANIVSVVFMVVVSIVAGRMSDRLGRRRAFVTTGGIVLGFGVLILAIAPALGIGTGLVLILVAEGFIGIGGGLFFAVDTALCVDVLPNPNDSAKDLGVLNIANTLPQTIAPFVAGTVVIPLGNALFGSAGYSLWFGVGAAVAIVGGLLVLKIKGVK; encoded by the coding sequence ATGTCTACCACCACCGCGCCGGAGACGGCGATCCAGCCCGGAGACCTCAAGGAGCGCGAGCCCCGTGGCTACACGCCGCGGTACGCGCTCGCGTCGTTCGGCCTCTTCCTCGCCATCCTCGCTCCCGTGCTCGGCGGCCTCTCCGTCAAGATCCAGTCGCTCGTCGGCCTGGCGGATGCCCCCACCCAGCTCGGTCTCGTCAGCGGCGTCGGCGCACTCTTCGCGCTCGTCTCCCAGCCTCTGGCCGGCCGGCTCTCCGACCGCACGACCTCGCGCTTCGGCATGCGCAAGCCGTGGATCATCTCCGGCGTCGTGCTCACCTTCGTCTCGCTCGTCGGCGTCGGCCTCGCGCCGAACATCCCCGTGCTGCTCATCGCGTGGTGCGGTGCCCAGCTCTTCAGCAACTTCGCCCAGGCCGCCGAGACCGCGACCATCCCCGACCAGGTGCCCGAGCACCGTCGCGGTCGCGTCTCCGGCCTGATCGGCGCGGCGAGCCCGTTGGCCATCCTGGTCGGCGCGATCGGCCTCAACTTCCTGCCGACGGACGCCCTGCGCGCCTCCGTCCCTGCCTTCATCGGCCTCGTCTTCGGTCTGCTCTTCGCGCTCATGCTGAAGGACCGCGTGCTCACCACGAAGCCCGGACCGTTCTCCTTCAAGGAGTTCTTCAGCTCCTTCGTGTTCAACCCGCGCACGCACAAGAACCTCGGCTGGGCGTGGCTGACCAAGGCCATGATCATGTTCGGCTACGCGTCGATCTCGTCGTACCTGACACTGTTCCTCGCCGCTGACTTCGGCATGACGAAGCCTTCGGAGCAGCTTCAGTTCAACCTCTACGCGAACATCGTGTCCGTCGTGTTCATGGTCGTCGTGAGCATCGTGGCTGGCCGGATGTCCGACCGGCTCGGCCGCCGTCGTGCCTTCGTCACCACCGGTGGCATCGTGCTCGGCTTCGGCGTGCTCATCCTCGCCATCGCACCGGCCCTCGGCATCGGCACGGGTCTCGTGCTCATCCTCGTCGCCGAGGGCTTCATCGGCATCGGCGGCGGCCTCTTCTTCGCCGTCGACACCGCGCTCTGCGTCGATGTCCTGCCGAACCCGAACGACTCGGCGAAGGACCTCGGCGTGCTGAACATCGCGAACACCCTGCCGCAGACCATCGCACCGTTCGTGGCCGGCACCGTGGTCATCCCGCTCGGCAACGCGCTCTTCGGATCCGCCGGCTACAGTCTCTGGTTCGGCGTCGGAGCCGCCGTGGCGATCGTCGGCGGACTTCTCGTGCTCAAGATCAAGGGAGTGAAATGA
- a CDS encoding TetR/AcrR family transcriptional regulator, whose translation MSTTTEQGYSTGRARRERIIQVATEHFGRVGFNGTTMLEIAAECDISRAGLSHHFPTKESLLEAVLETRDREDLQRFRRNGSGRADGMGILRGMVDLAAHNTQVPGLIGLYAVLSAEAADAGHPAHDYFVARYERIRRGTASALRRVRDAGRLADDVDIDTTAIELTALMDGLQVQWLLDPTSVDMAAVMRGQLERVLTGPLFDEEPVEADADIEPASDDDQPERAVS comes from the coding sequence ATGAGCACGACGACGGAGCAGGGTTACTCGACCGGACGCGCACGGCGCGAGCGGATCATCCAGGTCGCCACCGAGCACTTCGGCCGGGTGGGGTTCAACGGCACGACGATGCTCGAGATCGCGGCCGAGTGCGACATCTCCCGCGCCGGGCTCTCTCACCACTTCCCCACCAAGGAATCCCTGCTCGAGGCGGTGCTCGAGACGCGCGACCGCGAAGACCTCCAACGGTTCCGACGCAATGGATCGGGCAGAGCCGACGGCATGGGCATTCTGCGCGGCATGGTCGATCTCGCGGCGCACAACACCCAGGTGCCGGGGCTCATCGGTCTCTATGCGGTGTTGTCCGCAGAGGCCGCCGATGCCGGGCATCCCGCACACGACTACTTCGTCGCGCGTTACGAGCGCATCCGGCGCGGCACGGCTTCCGCGCTCCGGCGCGTGCGCGACGCGGGGCGCCTGGCCGACGACGTCGACATCGACACCACGGCCATCGAGCTCACGGCTCTGATGGACGGACTGCAGGTGCAGTGGCTCCTCGACCCCACCAGTGTCGACATGGCCGCCGTCATGCGAGGGCAGCTCGAGCGTGTGCTCACCGGGCCCCTCTTCGACGAGGAGCCCGTCGAGGCTGACGCCGACATCGAACCCGCCTCGGACGACGACCAGCCGGAACGCGCCGTCAGCTGA
- a CDS encoding histidine phosphatase family protein translates to MSDGETDPNGRLVLIRHGETPWSRVGRHTSYTDLTLTERGEQQARDQGSMLRGHKFAMVLCSPRVRSKRTSALAGYAHPIVDDDLVEWDYGGYEGITTRQIVEQRDGVPWDLWHDGVVPGETPGETAEQVQARAQRVIDRSLPSLLEGDDVLLVSHGHFLRMLAVTWADLPITAGAVIRLDTGSVCELGFEHERQAVLRWNCPPDPRTDFS, encoded by the coding sequence ATGTCGGACGGCGAAACCGACCCGAACGGACGCCTGGTGCTGATCAGGCACGGCGAGACGCCGTGGAGTCGTGTCGGGAGGCACACCAGCTACACCGATCTCACCCTGACCGAGCGCGGCGAGCAGCAGGCGAGAGACCAGGGCTCGATGCTGCGCGGTCACAAGTTCGCGATGGTGCTGTGCAGCCCGCGGGTGCGCTCGAAGCGCACCTCGGCGCTCGCCGGGTACGCGCATCCCATCGTCGACGACGACCTCGTCGAGTGGGACTACGGCGGGTACGAGGGCATCACCACGCGCCAGATCGTCGAGCAGCGCGACGGTGTGCCGTGGGACCTCTGGCACGACGGCGTCGTCCCCGGCGAGACCCCGGGCGAGACGGCGGAGCAGGTGCAGGCGAGGGCGCAACGCGTGATCGACAGATCACTGCCGTCGCTTCTGGAAGGCGACGACGTGCTGCTGGTGTCGCACGGTCACTTCTTGAGGATGCTCGCCGTCACCTGGGCGGACCTGCCGATCACCGCGGGCGCGGTCATCCGGCTCGACACCGGAAGCGTGTGCGAACTCGGCTTCGAGCACGAGCGGCAGGCCGTTCTGCGCTGGAACTGCCCGCCCGACCCGCGCACCGACTTCAGCTGA
- a CDS encoding thiamine pyrophosphate-binding protein produces the protein MPSVSAHVAITLAAHLDNVFGVMGNGNAYLLDALERDTDATFTPMRHEAGAVVAADAHFRASGRLAAATATYGAGFTNTLTALAEAVQARVPLILVVGDEPTSGPRPWDVDQIGLAAAVGARTYTVGRTDAAATTVIAIEHALAYSLPTVLAIPYDVAQLDAGAVPSVDAPRQPAPLAVQGDFVAAQVARVAEELAQAKRPFLLAGRGAWLAGAGADLGALADATGAVTASTALGRGVFPDSRHDLGVAGGFGAAGAIELVRQADVAVVFGASLNQFTMRFGDLFAPTTKVVQIDTAPAATHPHVGAYLKADARLAARALVAELGRLGAASSGWRDTIDVSVLTARDAGTGIADDGRLDPRSVAARIGELLPEDRVVVSDGGHFIGWANMYWPVASPDRMIMVGTAFQSIGLGMPSVAGAALARPHSTVVLTTGDGGGLMALADLESAVRVARGRGMAVVWNDGAYGAEVNLYGLKGLAKAPMLIPDVNFAELAASVGAEGVVVRTLDDLDALARWTGSSPAERPFLLLDCRVSPNVIAPYQQEIIRVNS, from the coding sequence ATGCCCTCCGTCTCCGCACACGTCGCGATCACGCTCGCCGCCCACCTCGACAACGTCTTCGGGGTGATGGGCAACGGCAACGCGTATCTGCTCGACGCTCTCGAGCGTGACACGGACGCCACGTTCACGCCCATGCGCCACGAGGCGGGCGCCGTCGTCGCGGCGGATGCCCACTTCCGCGCCTCCGGCCGTCTGGCCGCCGCCACCGCGACGTATGGTGCCGGCTTCACGAACACGCTCACCGCGCTCGCCGAGGCGGTGCAGGCACGCGTTCCGCTCATCCTCGTGGTCGGCGACGAGCCCACCTCGGGACCGCGACCGTGGGACGTGGATCAGATCGGCCTGGCCGCCGCGGTCGGCGCCCGCACCTACACGGTCGGTCGCACGGATGCCGCCGCCACCACCGTGATCGCCATCGAGCACGCTCTCGCGTACAGCCTGCCCACGGTGCTGGCCATCCCGTACGACGTCGCGCAGCTCGACGCCGGCGCGGTGCCCAGTGTCGACGCACCGCGGCAGCCGGCGCCGCTGGCGGTGCAGGGCGACTTCGTCGCCGCTCAGGTCGCGCGCGTGGCCGAAGAGCTCGCTCAGGCGAAGCGCCCGTTCCTGCTCGCCGGCCGCGGCGCATGGCTCGCCGGCGCGGGCGCCGACCTCGGTGCGCTGGCCGACGCCACGGGCGCCGTGACCGCGTCGACCGCCCTCGGCCGCGGCGTCTTCCCCGATTCGCGTCACGACCTCGGCGTGGCGGGCGGTTTCGGCGCGGCCGGAGCCATCGAACTCGTGCGGCAGGCCGACGTCGCCGTCGTGTTCGGGGCATCCCTCAACCAGTTCACGATGCGGTTCGGCGACCTGTTCGCACCCACGACGAAGGTGGTGCAGATCGATACCGCCCCGGCGGCGACGCATCCGCACGTCGGCGCGTACCTCAAGGCGGATGCCCGGCTCGCCGCCCGCGCGCTCGTCGCCGAGCTGGGTCGACTGGGTGCGGCATCCAGCGGCTGGCGCGACACCATCGACGTGTCGGTTCTCACGGCACGCGACGCAGGCACCGGCATCGCCGACGACGGCCGCCTCGATCCGCGGTCGGTCGCCGCGCGCATCGGGGAGCTGCTGCCCGAAGACCGCGTCGTGGTCTCCGACGGTGGACACTTCATCGGCTGGGCCAACATGTACTGGCCGGTGGCCTCGCCCGATCGCATGATCATGGTGGGCACGGCGTTCCAGTCCATCGGGCTCGGAATGCCGTCGGTCGCCGGTGCCGCCCTCGCACGCCCGCACTCCACGGTCGTGCTCACCACGGGCGACGGCGGCGGGCTGATGGCCCTCGCCGACCTCGAATCAGCGGTGCGGGTCGCACGCGGTCGAGGCATGGCCGTGGTGTGGAACGACGGCGCCTACGGCGCCGAGGTCAATCTGTACGGGCTCAAGGGGCTGGCGAAGGCGCCCATGCTCATTCCGGACGTGAACTTCGCCGAGCTCGCGGCATCCGTCGGAGCCGAGGGCGTCGTGGTGCGCACGCTCGACGACCTGGACGCCCTCGCGCGGTGGACCGGAAGCTCCCCCGCCGAGCGGCCCTTCCTGCTGCTGGACTGCAGGGTGTCGCCGAACGTGATCGCGCCGTACCAGCAGGAGATCATCCGCGTGAACTCGTGA
- a CDS encoding NUDIX hydrolase, whose product MTDPQTGPASHSGTSAVDAIAQLRALSAVRQPLVPPELRVVRGTARPASVLILFGSSASDVAASAPDLSVLLQLRASTLREHAGQVSFPGGRREPGDADAVQTALREASEETGLDPSTVEVLAELAPVPLPVSNHSVTPVIGWWASPVPLRAMDRAETSRVWQVPVAQLLDPATRFTAVIHRGGRDFASPAFDVDGTIVWGFTGIVLDRLFDAVGWTLDWDASRRRDIPA is encoded by the coding sequence ATGACTGATCCGCAGACCGGGCCGGCTTCGCATTCCGGTACGTCGGCGGTCGATGCCATCGCCCAGCTGCGTGCGTTGTCGGCCGTGCGTCAGCCGCTTGTCCCGCCCGAGCTGCGGGTCGTTCGCGGCACGGCGCGGCCGGCGTCGGTGCTCATCCTGTTCGGCTCGTCGGCGTCGGACGTCGCGGCGAGCGCGCCCGATCTCAGCGTGCTCCTCCAGCTGCGCGCCAGCACGTTACGGGAGCACGCAGGGCAGGTGTCCTTCCCCGGCGGACGACGCGAGCCCGGCGACGCGGACGCCGTGCAGACGGCGCTGCGCGAGGCATCCGAGGAGACGGGTCTCGATCCGAGCACGGTCGAGGTGCTGGCGGAGCTCGCGCCGGTGCCGCTGCCGGTGAGCAATCACAGCGTGACGCCCGTGATCGGGTGGTGGGCGTCCCCCGTTCCGCTCCGCGCGATGGATCGGGCCGAGACCAGCAGGGTGTGGCAGGTGCCGGTGGCGCAGCTGCTCGACCCGGCCACGCGATTCACGGCGGTGATCCATCGAGGCGGTCGCGACTTCGCGAGCCCCGCGTTCGACGTGGACGGCACCATCGTGTGGGGCTTCACCGGGATCGTGCTCGACCGCCTGTTCGACGCCGTCGGCTGGACGCTGGACTGGGACGCCTCCCGTCGCCGGGACATCCCGGCCTGA
- a CDS encoding MDR family MFS transporter, whose translation MGDDLHGLDQQAWVTTAYLITSTISVPIYGKLSDIFGRRPLFIFGIVVFVLGSLLSSFSTSMLMLAAFRAFQGIGAGAMMALPLAIMGDILAPRERAKYQGYFFAVFGISSVIGPLVGGIFAGANQILWITGWRWVFLINVPIGIVALLMVITFLHLPKVSAKKKPRIDWWGATSVIVALVPLLLVAEQGREWGWTSAGSISCFVIGAVGILSFIIIEGLMKDDAIIPLKLFRSGTFSMATIIGVLVGFGMFGAMMTIPLYLQIVTGLSPTASGFAMIPMVIGLMIASLGSGQLVARTGRYRIFPVTGTLFTAVGFLIMTFLKYDSPLWFLMLGTFVIGLGLGQLMQSLVLASQNSVKPQDMGVASSAATFFRQIGGTLGTAIMLSVLFSVLPANIVHATADKPTLTSALNAALDPQVAAASENKAIMKQLWNPIVTPIKSNIQKELDGASSAAKAAAEKAVTEKVTAAVDAQVAAGVIPEAAAPDVIQQQVAAATPAAEEAALGAVAKKAYGTVTDGRVQVDWSNANQRSHWVNQLTPTLEKELKKNDTKSSSASDSTSDTSFLNGADSRLSKPFMVGFTQAVVTVYWVGFGVILLAFILTWFFKVPPLRKTSALQEQADAAGMSETGSIRLQEA comes from the coding sequence ATCGGTGACGATCTGCACGGCCTCGACCAGCAGGCCTGGGTGACCACCGCCTACCTCATCACGTCGACCATCTCCGTGCCGATCTACGGCAAGCTCTCCGACATCTTCGGACGCCGCCCGTTGTTCATCTTCGGCATCGTCGTGTTCGTTCTGGGCTCGCTCTTGTCGTCGTTCTCGACGTCGATGCTGATGCTCGCGGCGTTCCGCGCCTTCCAGGGCATCGGCGCCGGCGCCATGATGGCGCTTCCGCTGGCCATCATGGGCGACATCCTCGCCCCGCGCGAACGCGCCAAATACCAGGGGTACTTCTTCGCCGTCTTCGGCATCTCCTCGGTGATCGGACCGCTCGTCGGCGGCATCTTCGCCGGTGCCAACCAGATCCTCTGGATCACCGGATGGCGCTGGGTGTTCCTCATCAACGTGCCGATCGGCATCGTCGCTCTCCTGATGGTGATCACGTTCCTGCACCTGCCGAAGGTCAGCGCGAAGAAGAAGCCGCGCATCGACTGGTGGGGTGCCACCTCCGTCATCGTCGCCCTCGTGCCGCTGCTGCTGGTGGCGGAACAGGGTCGCGAATGGGGCTGGACCTCGGCCGGTTCGATCTCATGCTTCGTGATCGGAGCCGTCGGCATCCTCAGCTTCATCATCATCGAGGGCCTGATGAAGGATGACGCGATCATTCCGCTGAAGCTCTTCCGCTCCGGCACGTTCTCGATGGCCACGATCATCGGCGTGCTCGTCGGGTTCGGCATGTTCGGTGCCATGATGACGATCCCGCTCTACCTGCAGATCGTCACCGGTCTGTCGCCGACCGCGTCCGGCTTCGCCATGATCCCGATGGTGATCGGCCTCATGATCGCGTCCCTCGGTTCCGGCCAGCTCGTCGCACGCACCGGTCGGTACCGCATCTTCCCGGTCACGGGCACGCTGTTCACGGCGGTGGGCTTCTTGATCATGACGTTCCTGAAGTACGACAGCCCTCTCTGGTTCCTCATGCTCGGCACGTTCGTGATCGGCCTCGGCCTCGGCCAGCTGATGCAGTCGCTCGTGCTCGCGAGCCAGAACTCGGTCAAGCCGCAGGACATGGGGGTCGCGAGCAGCGCCGCCACCTTCTTCCGCCAGATCGGCGGAACGCTCGGCACGGCGATCATGCTCTCCGTGCTGTTCTCGGTACTTCCGGCGAACATCGTGCACGCCACGGCCGACAAGCCGACGCTCACCTCTGCGTTGAACGCAGCGCTCGACCCGCAGGTCGCGGCGGCGTCGGAGAACAAGGCGATCATGAAGCAGCTGTGGAACCCGATCGTCACGCCGATCAAGTCGAACATCCAGAAGGAGCTCGACGGAGCATCCAGCGCTGCGAAGGCGGCGGCGGAGAAGGCCGTGACCGAGAAGGTGACGGCGGCGGTCGACGCCCAGGTCGCCGCAGGCGTCATCCCCGAGGCCGCTGCCCCCGATGTCATCCAGCAGCAGGTCGCGGCAGCGACTCCCGCCGCCGAGGAGGCGGCACTCGGTGCCGTCGCGAAGAAGGCGTACGGCACCGTCACCGACGGCCGCGTGCAGGTGGACTGGTCGAACGCGAACCAGCGCTCCCACTGGGTGAACCAGCTCACGCCAACGCTCGAGAAGGAGCTGAAGAAGAACGACACGAAGTCGTCTTCCGCGAGCGACTCGACGAGCGACACCTCGTTCTTGAACGGGGCGGACAGCCGACTGAGCAAGCCGTTCATGGTCGGCTTCACGCAGGCCGTCGTGACCGTGTACTGGGTGGGCTTCGGCGTCATCCTGCTCGCGTTCATCCTGACCTGGTTCTTCAAGGTGCCGCCGCTGCGCAAGACGTCGGCGCTGCAGGAGCAGGCGGATGCCGCAGGCATGAGTGAGACCGGATCGATCCGGCTCCAGGAGGCCTGA
- a CDS encoding TetR/AcrR family transcriptional regulator: MTIAQPPVGDNLRERKKQHTRRAIHESALELVDENGLDGTTIEQICQRADVSQRTFFNYYPSKGAAALGLPETAISPETIAQFRQATGDLVPALCELVGEPADERLDRIRLKEVIHRRPELMPAFSQWMSGVREQFVQLAEERSGSRETALLAVTLVMAAFGLVVHDQSQNDAPAVDRLKEAVDRIAGVRTVKMVPPK; this comes from the coding sequence ATGACCATCGCCCAACCGCCCGTCGGCGACAATCTGCGCGAGCGCAAGAAGCAGCACACACGGCGGGCGATCCACGAGTCGGCGCTCGAGCTCGTCGACGAGAACGGTCTCGACGGCACCACCATCGAGCAGATCTGCCAGCGGGCCGACGTCTCTCAGCGCACCTTCTTCAACTACTACCCCTCGAAGGGCGCCGCCGCGCTCGGCCTGCCTGAGACGGCGATCTCGCCGGAGACCATCGCCCAGTTCCGCCAGGCGACCGGGGACCTCGTGCCCGCGCTCTGCGAGCTCGTCGGCGAGCCGGCGGATGAGCGGCTCGATCGCATCCGCCTGAAAGAGGTCATTCATCGCAGGCCCGAGCTGATGCCGGCGTTCAGCCAGTGGATGTCCGGCGTGCGCGAGCAGTTCGTGCAGCTTGCCGAGGAACGCTCCGGCTCGCGCGAGACCGCGCTGCTCGCCGTCACCCTCGTGATGGCGGCCTTCGGACTCGTCGTTCACGATCAGTCTCAGAACGACGCGCCGGCCGTCGACCGGTTGAAAGAGGCCGTCGACCGCATCGCGGGCGTTCGCACCGTGAAAATGGTGCCGCCGAAGTAG